From a single Mesorhizobium shangrilense genomic region:
- a CDS encoding SDR family oxidoreductase, protein MDKANGVALVTGAAKRIGRAIVEDLAAHGFAVAIHCNRSRAEADALAARIGSAGGRATVLVADLTDMAEVGGLVARAEASLGPVRLLVNNASLFEDDSILDFNWQAWDRHFAVHVKAPALLAQEFAHGLPADGEGLIVNIIDQRVWRPTPRYFSYALSKSSLWTATQMMAQALGPRIRVNAIGPGPTLKNKWQNDEDFEAQVDGLILKRGPELSEFGSTIRYLWAARSVTGQMIALDGGQHLAWQTPDVTGMVE, encoded by the coding sequence ATGGACAAAGCCAACGGTGTGGCGCTGGTGACGGGCGCAGCGAAGCGAATTGGCAGGGCGATCGTTGAGGATCTCGCGGCTCATGGCTTTGCCGTCGCCATCCACTGCAATCGCTCGCGTGCCGAGGCGGACGCATTGGCCGCCCGCATCGGCAGCGCCGGCGGGCGCGCCACGGTGCTCGTCGCCGACTTGACGGACATGGCCGAGGTCGGAGGTCTCGTCGCACGTGCCGAGGCCTCGCTTGGCCCTGTCCGCCTGCTGGTCAACAATGCTTCGCTGTTCGAGGACGATTCAATTCTGGATTTCAATTGGCAGGCCTGGGACCGCCACTTCGCCGTTCACGTAAAGGCGCCGGCCCTGCTGGCGCAAGAATTTGCCCATGGCCTGCCGGCCGACGGGGAGGGGCTGATCGTCAACATCATCGACCAGCGTGTCTGGCGCCCGACGCCGCGCTATTTTTCCTATGCGTTGTCGAAATCGTCTCTATGGACGGCAACCCAGATGATGGCGCAGGCCCTCGGCCCTCGCATCCGGGTCAATGCCATTGGCCCCGGACCGACCTTGAAGAACAAGTGGCAGAACGATGAGGATTTTGAAGCGCAGGTCGATGGCTTGATTCTGAAGCGCGGCCCGGAATTGTCGGAATTCGGGAGCACCATTCGCTACCTTTGGGCAGCGCGCTCGGTGACAGGCCAAATGATCGCGCTCGACGGCGGCCAGCATCTTGCGTGGCAAACGCCCGATGTGACAGGCATGGTGGAATGA
- a CDS encoding outer membrane protein, with product MQANIKFARPLVVALGLFALGGTAYAADVVQEEPPAPAPIAQLPVASWAGPYVGLSVGYGFAGHANLRDEGNNIGTKGFVGGVFGGYQWQQENFVYGAEADIGYNGVKGSNAGADAKGGVEGSLRARLGYAVTPDILLYGTAGGALKDQKVDDGTTSDSKTMLGWTAGVGTDIKITENVFGRVEYRYTDFGSKDFGAIGNVKSTDNRVTFGVGMKF from the coding sequence ATGCAAGCCAATATCAAATTCGCTCGACCGTTGGTCGTGGCGCTTGGGCTCTTCGCCCTCGGTGGAACCGCCTATGCCGCGGACGTGGTTCAGGAAGAGCCGCCGGCCCCCGCGCCGATCGCTCAGCTTCCTGTCGCTTCCTGGGCCGGCCCTTATGTCGGTCTGAGCGTCGGCTATGGCTTTGCTGGCCATGCCAACCTCCGCGACGAAGGCAACAATATCGGCACCAAAGGTTTCGTTGGTGGCGTCTTCGGTGGCTACCAGTGGCAGCAGGAGAACTTCGTGTACGGTGCTGAAGCCGATATCGGCTACAATGGCGTCAAGGGTTCCAATGCTGGCGCAGACGCCAAGGGCGGCGTCGAAGGTTCGCTGCGTGCCCGGCTCGGCTACGCCGTGACCCCGGACATCCTGCTCTACGGCACCGCCGGTGGCGCACTGAAGGACCAGAAGGTCGATGACGGCACCACCAGCGACAGCAAGACCATGCTCGGCTGGACGGCCGGTGTCGGCACCGACATCAAGATCACCGAAAACGTGTTCGGCCGTGTCGAATACCGCTACACGGATTTCGGCAGCAAGGACTTCGGTGCTATCGGCAACGTCAAGTCGACCGACAACCGCGTCACCTTCGGCGTCGGTATGAAGTTCTAA